One part of the Dyadobacter sp. 676 genome encodes these proteins:
- a CDS encoding ribonuclease H family protein, producing the protein MKKTKYYVVWQGRKTGVFTDWKECEAQIKGFEDARYKSFDSLQEAEAAIQRNYWEFVAKKDSKPAVQEPPANVGRPIKNSIAVDAAWNTATGDMEYQGVYYATGDRIFLQGPFKDGTNNIGEFLAIVHALAYLQKKESDLPIYSDSKTAIAWVKKKHANTKLALTPRNKPLFEMLQRAERWLATNTYPNKILKWETEYWGENPADFGRK; encoded by the coding sequence TTGAAAAAGACCAAATACTACGTAGTGTGGCAAGGCCGGAAGACGGGCGTGTTTACCGACTGGAAGGAGTGCGAGGCGCAGATTAAGGGCTTCGAGGATGCGCGCTACAAGTCTTTTGACTCATTGCAGGAGGCCGAAGCGGCCATTCAGCGAAATTACTGGGAGTTTGTGGCCAAAAAGGATTCGAAACCGGCTGTTCAGGAACCGCCTGCGAATGTGGGAAGGCCCATTAAGAACAGTATTGCGGTAGATGCGGCCTGGAATACCGCTACCGGCGATATGGAGTATCAGGGCGTCTATTACGCCACGGGCGACCGTATTTTCCTGCAAGGGCCATTTAAAGACGGTACCAATAATATCGGCGAGTTTCTCGCGATCGTGCATGCATTGGCTTATTTGCAAAAGAAGGAGAGCGACCTGCCAATTTACAGCGATTCCAAAACGGCGATCGCCTGGGTTAAAAAGAAACACGCGAATACCAAGCTGGCCCTCACACCGCGGAACAAGCCGTTGTTTGAAATGTTGCAGCGTGCCGAACGCTGGCTTGCAACAAACACTTACCCCAACAAGATATTGAAATGGGAAACGGAGTATTGGGGAGAAAATCCGGCTGATTTCGGACGAAAATAA
- the pepT gene encoding peptidase T, whose product MSSVLERFLRYVQIDTQSDPNSETFPSTAKQRNLSNLLAEELRALGVTDAHVDEHGYVYATIPSNSDRTDIPVICFCSHVDTSSDVTGANVKPIVHRNWDGSDIVLPDDPSQVLRIGELHDLDQQIGNDIVTASGTTLLGADNKAGVAEIMAAAEYLFANPQLKHGTIKILFTPDEEVGRGTEKVDLQKLGADFGYTVDGEAIGTLEDETFSADGVKITIHGVSTHPGYAIGKLENALKIAAEILARLPKNRLSPETTQDKEGFIHPVQMEGIQEKAVLSFIIRDFTVAGLHEKEAFLKGIMEDVLKEYPNSSAEFKVQEQYRNMKEVLDQHPEVIQNALTAMERVGLTPIRRSIRGGTDGSRLSFMGLPCPNIFAGEHAFHSKLEWVSVQDMEKAVDVIVSLASVWAEK is encoded by the coding sequence ATGAGCTCTGTTCTTGAAAGATTCCTGCGTTATGTGCAGATCGATACACAATCGGACCCCAACTCGGAAACATTTCCAAGCACTGCTAAACAGCGTAACCTGAGCAACCTGCTCGCCGAAGAACTTCGCGCACTGGGCGTTACGGACGCGCACGTGGATGAGCACGGATATGTATACGCGACCATTCCGTCCAATTCGGACAGGACGGACATTCCCGTGATCTGCTTCTGCTCGCATGTGGATACTTCGTCGGATGTTACGGGCGCTAACGTAAAGCCGATCGTTCACCGGAATTGGGATGGGTCGGATATTGTCCTGCCTGACGATCCTTCGCAGGTTTTGAGAATCGGAGAACTCCATGACCTCGACCAGCAGATTGGCAATGATATTGTCACCGCGAGCGGCACTACGTTACTGGGCGCTGATAATAAGGCAGGTGTAGCGGAAATAATGGCCGCTGCCGAGTATTTGTTTGCCAATCCGCAGCTGAAACATGGTACTATTAAAATACTCTTCACGCCGGATGAGGAAGTGGGAAGAGGAACGGAAAAAGTCGATCTGCAAAAGCTGGGCGCGGATTTTGGCTACACCGTCGACGGCGAGGCCATCGGGACCCTGGAAGACGAAACGTTTTCGGCCGACGGCGTGAAAATTACCATTCACGGGGTGAGTACGCATCCCGGTTATGCGATTGGCAAGCTGGAAAATGCATTGAAAATCGCTGCCGAAATCCTCGCGAGACTTCCAAAAAACAGACTTTCGCCGGAAACCACCCAAGATAAGGAAGGTTTTATCCATCCGGTCCAGATGGAAGGCATTCAGGAGAAGGCCGTGCTGAGCTTCATCATCCGCGATTTCACCGTTGCGGGTCTGCACGAAAAAGAGGCGTTCCTGAAAGGCATAATGGAAGATGTCCTGAAAGAATATCCGAATTCGTCCGCCGAATTCAAAGTTCAGGAACAATACCGGAATATGAAGGAAGTGCTCGATCAACATCCCGAAGTGATCCAAAATGCATTGACGGCCATGGAAAGGGTAGGATTAACGCCTATCCGTCGCAGCATCCGCGGCGGCACCGACGGCTCGCGGCTCTCGTTCATGGGCCTCCCATGCCCCAACATCTTCGCCGGCGAGCACGCTTTCCACTCCAAACTGGAATGGGTATCGGTGCAGGACATGGAAAAGGCGGTTGACGTTATCGTCAGTTTGGCGAGCGTTTGGGCGGAGAAATAA
- a CDS encoding DUF3307 domain-containing protein has product MREFLLLLLAHVLVDFYWQPTSWVADKREKKYKSRYLYLHVLLVIIVSYITLHAWKNPLPAIAVGIAHGVIDLVKISFDKKGSLTWFVVDQVAHLVTIALTALILTSNIGPGFEILAAWLNTPKTLATLSGALLSLSPISFLVGILTRPWREELAKLAPEADDNLANAGRWIGMSERLLIFVFVLVNQYSAIGFLIAAKSLLRYNDKATDAGIPPAYISKKSEYVLVGTLMSYTCAIAIALAVRILSQKFK; this is encoded by the coding sequence ATGAGAGAATTTCTGCTCCTTCTCCTGGCACACGTTCTTGTAGATTTTTACTGGCAACCTACCTCGTGGGTAGCCGACAAAAGGGAGAAAAAATACAAATCCCGCTATCTTTACTTACACGTATTACTGGTAATCATTGTATCCTATATCACCCTCCACGCGTGGAAAAATCCGCTACCAGCCATTGCGGTGGGGATTGCACACGGCGTCATTGATCTTGTAAAAATATCATTTGACAAAAAAGGCTCCCTGACCTGGTTCGTCGTCGATCAGGTTGCTCATCTGGTCACCATTGCGCTTACGGCACTCATTCTCACGAGCAATATCGGGCCTGGTTTTGAAATACTGGCCGCCTGGCTCAACACCCCTAAAACCCTCGCGACACTGTCGGGCGCACTGCTTTCGCTCTCGCCTATCTCGTTTCTCGTAGGTATCCTGACCAGGCCCTGGCGGGAAGAACTTGCCAAACTGGCCCCCGAGGCAGATGATAACCTCGCCAATGCCGGCCGTTGGATAGGTATGTCCGAGCGGTTGCTCATTTTTGTCTTTGTGCTGGTGAACCAGTATTCCGCCATAGGCTTCCTGATTGCCGCCAAGTCGCTTCTAAGATACAATGACAAAGCAACCGATGCAGGCATTCCGCCTGCCTATATCAGCAAAAAATCGGAATATGTACTCGTCGGGACTTTGATGAGCTACACCTGTGCCATTGCCATTGCGCTGGCCGTCAGGATACTCAGCCAAAAATTTAAATAA
- a CDS encoding aminotransferase class V-fold PLP-dependent enzyme, protein MITFYPGPSKVYPQVEQYISEAFASGLISSNHRSKGFMDLLERTIADLKAKLDVPAGYEVYFVSSATECWEIIAQSLLIDSSLHIYNGAFGEKWMEYTHRISLRTNDAAFGLNETLLMDRSAVFSRNELICVTHNETSNGTKIPEDFLLDIRKKVDNLIAVDATSSMAGVVLPWENADIWYASVQKCFGLPAGLAVMIVSPKAIERAIQIGERKHYNSLLFIRDNFLKFQTPFTPNILGIYLLGKVMQQVPPIGEVDAQTRRRAHDWYAFLLENGYQLVAENAAVRSDTVIAVREKKERIPELKNAAQKEGITLGNGYGKEKDTSFRIANFPAITDEEIAILKAFLVKMAPN, encoded by the coding sequence ATGATCACGTTTTACCCTGGGCCCAGTAAGGTTTATCCTCAGGTCGAACAATATATTTCCGAAGCTTTCGCCAGCGGACTGATCAGCTCCAATCATCGCAGCAAAGGTTTTATGGATTTGCTGGAACGGACGATCGCCGACCTCAAGGCGAAGCTCGACGTTCCGGCGGGTTACGAAGTCTATTTCGTGTCGTCGGCGACCGAATGCTGGGAAATCATCGCGCAGTCGTTGCTGATCGATTCGAGCCTGCATATTTACAATGGGGCGTTCGGAGAGAAGTGGATGGAATACACGCATCGCATTTCGCTGAGGACGAACGACGCGGCTTTCGGGTTGAATGAGACGTTGCTGATGGATCGTTCCGCCGTGTTCTCGCGTAACGAGCTGATCTGCGTGACGCACAATGAAACCTCGAACGGTACGAAGATACCGGAAGATTTCCTGCTCGACATTCGTAAGAAAGTAGATAACCTTATTGCCGTGGACGCGACGTCGTCGATGGCAGGCGTAGTTTTGCCGTGGGAAAATGCGGATATCTGGTATGCTTCGGTGCAAAAGTGCTTCGGCTTGCCGGCCGGTTTGGCGGTGATGATCGTTTCCCCCAAAGCGATCGAGCGTGCAATACAGATCGGCGAGCGGAAGCATTACAATAGCCTGCTGTTCATTCGCGACAATTTTTTGAAATTTCAGACGCCCTTTACACCCAATATTTTGGGTATTTACCTGCTCGGAAAGGTCATGCAGCAGGTTCCGCCTATTGGGGAAGTGGATGCACAAACCCGCCGGCGCGCGCATGACTGGTATGCATTCCTGCTCGAAAACGGGTATCAGCTCGTGGCTGAAAATGCAGCCGTCCGCTCGGATACGGTAATTGCAGTGCGCGAGAAAAAAGAGCGCATCCCGGAGCTTAAAAATGCAGCGCAAAAAGAAGGGATTACACTGGGCAACGGCTATGGAAAAGAGAAGGATACCAGCTTCCGCATTGCCAATTTCCCCGCGATTACCGACGAGGAAATTGCAATTTTGAAGGCGTTTTTGGTGAAAATGGCGCCGAATTGA
- a CDS encoding methyltransferase has translation MPRNAHFRFKQFTVRQDQCAMKVCTDACVLGAWADVEDADRILDIGAGTGLLSLMVAQRNSYAMIDAVEIDAEAFYQAGENVEQSPFHDRITLFHSAVQEFVSDHLYDVIVTNPPFFQSDLLSPIDKKNIAHHAKTLDFEELLTAIGRLLKPDGKFNILFPVEEGERFAEKAEQAGWKLSRKLTLFHQEDKKAFRVLMVFQHAEFAHTVYVEPDLYIYEKDGTTHDPRFRELLKAFYLKF, from the coding sequence ATGCCGCGTAATGCCCATTTCCGTTTCAAGCAGTTCACGGTCCGGCAGGACCAGTGTGCGATGAAAGTATGTACGGACGCCTGCGTGCTGGGCGCGTGGGCAGATGTGGAGGACGCCGATCGCATTCTCGATATCGGGGCGGGAACGGGGCTGTTGTCTTTGATGGTGGCCCAGCGCAATTCGTACGCGATGATCGACGCGGTGGAGATCGATGCGGAGGCTTTTTACCAGGCGGGCGAGAATGTGGAACAAAGCCCGTTTCATGATCGCATTACGCTATTTCATTCGGCGGTGCAGGAGTTTGTGTCGGATCACTTGTATGACGTGATCGTTACCAATCCGCCTTTCTTTCAGTCGGACCTGCTTTCACCGATCGATAAAAAGAATATCGCGCATCATGCCAAAACCCTTGATTTTGAAGAGCTGCTGACGGCTATCGGGCGACTTTTAAAGCCGGACGGTAAATTCAATATCCTCTTTCCGGTCGAAGAGGGCGAGCGCTTTGCGGAGAAAGCGGAGCAGGCCGGCTGGAAACTTAGCCGAAAACTGACATTGTTTCACCAGGAAGATAAAAAAGCGTTTCGCGTATTAATGGTCTTTCAGCATGCGGAATTTGCTCATACCGTGTATGTTGAGCCTGATCTTTACATTTATGAAAAGGATGGCACGACCCACGATCCGCGTTTCAGGGAATTGCTAAAAGCTTTTTATTTGAAATTTTGA
- the dapA gene encoding 4-hydroxy-tetrahydrodipicolinate synthase gives MPLDQRFKGVGAALITPFDEQNEIDYPGLKRLIDLVTEGGTDYLVVQGTTGESPTVTSKEKLDILAFTIKNNYKKLPIVYGIGGNNTQEVLNTITETDFTGVDAILSVCPYYNKPTQEGIIAHFTAIADASPVPVLLYNVPGRTVINMKADTIVKLAAHPNIIGIKDAGGSLEQSMELAARAPEDFLLLSGDDNLVTTMVSVGWHGVISVIANAFPKEFHDLTWAALEGRFKDAAKLQLAFLEFDTLLYIESNPVGIKKCLEIKGICSSDVRLPLLKASKELGEKLERAMIREGFM, from the coding sequence ATGCCATTGGACCAACGTTTCAAAGGGGTAGGGGCCGCGCTGATCACACCTTTTGATGAACAGAATGAGATTGATTATCCGGGTCTGAAAAGACTGATCGACCTGGTGACGGAAGGTGGTACGGACTACCTGGTAGTACAAGGAACAACAGGCGAGTCGCCGACAGTTACTTCCAAGGAAAAACTTGATATCCTGGCATTTACAATAAAGAACAACTATAAAAAACTGCCGATCGTGTACGGTATCGGGGGTAACAATACGCAGGAGGTTTTGAATACCATTACGGAAACCGACTTTACGGGTGTCGACGCGATCCTATCAGTGTGCCCTTATTATAACAAACCGACTCAGGAAGGCATTATCGCCCATTTCACGGCCATCGCCGACGCTTCGCCGGTGCCTGTGCTGCTCTATAATGTCCCCGGCCGTACGGTAATCAATATGAAGGCGGATACGATCGTGAAACTGGCGGCGCATCCGAATATCATCGGTATCAAGGACGCAGGCGGCAGCCTCGAACAAAGCATGGAGCTCGCCGCGCGCGCGCCGGAAGATTTTTTGCTGCTTTCGGGCGACGATAATCTCGTAACGACGATGGTAAGCGTTGGCTGGCACGGCGTCATTTCAGTGATCGCCAATGCATTCCCGAAAGAATTCCACGACCTTACCTGGGCCGCATTGGAAGGCCGTTTCAAAGACGCGGCGAAGCTGCAACTCGCGTTCCTGGAATTCGATACGCTGCTTTACATCGAATCCAATCCCGTCGGCATCAAAAAATGCCTGGAAATCAAAGGTATTTGCAGCTCGGATGTGCGCCTGCCATTGCTGAAAGCCTCGAAAGAGTTGGGCGAAAAGCTTGAAAGGGCGATGATCCGTGAGGGATTTATGTGA
- a CDS encoding nucleoside triphosphate pyrophosphohydrolase family protein: protein MQQLDSLNQVADFHRTFKHPILETPTIPSEERCRLRVALLAEELKELEVAILEKDIVEVADALCDLQYVLSGAVLEFGLGEKFRALFDEVQRSNMSKACNSVEEAEATVAHYQAKGTDCYYKEDKGKYLVYRTTDDKTLKNINYSPADLASIIG, encoded by the coding sequence ATGCAACAACTGGATAGCCTTAATCAAGTCGCGGATTTTCACAGAACTTTCAAACACCCGATCCTGGAAACGCCGACGATCCCCTCCGAGGAAAGGTGCCGCCTGCGCGTGGCATTGCTGGCCGAAGAATTGAAGGAGCTGGAAGTTGCGATCCTCGAAAAGGACATTGTCGAAGTGGCCGATGCGCTTTGCGACCTGCAATATGTATTGTCGGGAGCGGTGCTGGAATTCGGGTTGGGCGAGAAATTCCGCGCGTTATTCGACGAAGTGCAACGTTCGAATATGTCGAAAGCCTGCAACTCTGTGGAAGAGGCCGAGGCGACCGTGGCGCATTACCAGGCCAAAGGCACCGATTGCTACTACAAAGAGGATAAGGGCAAATACCTCGTGTACCGCACGACCGACGACAAGACTTTGAAGAATATCAATTATTCGCCCGCCGATCTGGCTTCAATCATCGGTTAA
- a CDS encoding inorganic pyrophosphatase, with product MANVHKAHPWHGIPMGDKAPELVTAFIEIVPTDTVKYEIDKATGYLKIDRPQKYSNIVPALYGFIPKTYCADKIAALARERSGRDVTEGDGDPLDIIVLCEKIISHGNIMCEAKPIGGIRLIDGGEADDKIIAVLKGDEVYGQFNDLSELPDGIVERLKHYFLTYKNLPGEKAHIEITNVYGREEAHEVILTSVEDYKHSYY from the coding sequence ATCGCTAACGTACACAAAGCACATCCGTGGCACGGAATTCCAATGGGTGACAAGGCACCCGAACTAGTGACTGCATTTATTGAAATTGTTCCTACCGATACCGTAAAGTACGAAATTGACAAGGCCACCGGTTACCTCAAAATCGACCGTCCTCAGAAATATTCGAACATCGTTCCCGCATTGTACGGCTTTATCCCTAAAACTTACTGCGCCGACAAAATTGCGGCGCTGGCCCGTGAGCGCTCCGGCCGCGATGTGACCGAAGGGGACGGTGACCCGCTGGATATCATTGTATTGTGCGAAAAAATCATCTCACATGGCAACATCATGTGCGAGGCGAAGCCTATCGGCGGTATCCGTCTGATCGATGGTGGCGAAGCCGACGACAAGATCATCGCCGTACTGAAAGGCGATGAAGTGTACGGCCAGTTCAACGACCTGAGCGAGCTGCCGGACGGTATCGTGGAGCGTTTGAAACACTACTTCCTGACTTACAAAAACCTCCCGGGCGAGAAAGCTCATATCGAGATTACCAATGTGTACGGTAGGGAAGAGGCACATGAGGTGATTCTTACTTCGGTGGAGGATTACAAGCATTCTTATTACTGA
- a CDS encoding MarC family protein: protein MFNFKEIVSVTLILFSVIDVLGSLPVIVDFRRKLGKIESEKTTIVAGLIMVIFLFLGERLLSLFGVDIASFAIAGAIILFLLGLEMILGRDIFKHGNVDVGVASIVPIAFPMIAGAATMTTLLSLRSAYQIPNILVGIGLNLFFIYLVLKSSNWLERKLGQGGTDILRKVFGIILLAIAIKLFKTNLSM from the coding sequence ATGTTCAATTTCAAGGAAATCGTTTCCGTCACGCTGATCCTCTTCTCAGTGATCGATGTGCTTGGCTCATTGCCTGTTATCGTCGATTTCCGACGGAAGCTCGGCAAAATCGAGTCGGAAAAAACGACCATCGTAGCCGGACTGATCATGGTGATCTTTCTGTTTTTGGGGGAAAGGTTGCTCAGTCTTTTCGGCGTCGATATCGCGTCGTTCGCCATTGCCGGGGCTATTATTCTGTTCCTGCTCGGGCTCGAAATGATCCTGGGGCGCGACATTTTCAAGCATGGCAACGTCGATGTAGGCGTGGCGTCCATCGTGCCGATCGCATTTCCGATGATCGCGGGCGCGGCTACGATGACCACATTGCTGTCGCTCCGCTCGGCATACCAGATCCCGAATATCCTGGTCGGCATCGGGCTGAACCTCTTTTTCATTTACCTCGTACTAAAATCCTCGAACTGGCTGGAACGGAAGCTAGGGCAGGGTGGTACGGATATTCTCCGAAAGGTTTTCGGCATTATCCTGCTGGCGATAGCGATCAAGCTTTTCAAAACCAACCTATCGATGTAA
- a CDS encoding glycosyltransferase family 2 protein has protein sequence MTDQAIQISVVVPLYNEEESLPELCEWIARVMDENGFTYEVLFMDDGSKDRSWEVIQQLSSENPNVRGMRFVRNYGKTAALQTGFQAAKGNVVITMDADLQDSPDEIPELYSMIVNDRYDLVSGWKKKRYDPVTKTIPTKLFNAATRQISGVFLHDFNCGLKAYRKEVVKNITIYGEMHRYIPVIAKWNGFAKIGEKVVQHRARKYGHTKFGLERFIFGFLDLLSIAFVNKFGRRPMHLFGSLGTLMFFLGSLIAVWLIGKKIYNIYNLLPYRNVTENPLFFLALVAIMVGSQLFLAGFLGELFVKQSVSKTGDYTIAEKAGL, from the coding sequence ATGACCGACCAAGCTATCCAGATTTCCGTTGTTGTCCCGCTTTATAATGAAGAAGAATCGCTTCCTGAGCTCTGCGAGTGGATTGCGCGGGTAATGGACGAGAATGGCTTCACCTACGAAGTGCTTTTCATGGACGACGGCAGCAAGGACCGCTCCTGGGAGGTGATCCAGCAACTTTCAAGTGAAAACCCGAATGTGCGGGGCATGCGTTTCGTGCGGAATTATGGTAAAACGGCCGCATTGCAAACCGGTTTTCAGGCCGCAAAAGGCAACGTAGTCATCACGATGGACGCCGATTTGCAGGATAGTCCCGACGAAATTCCGGAACTGTACAGTATGATCGTCAACGACCGTTACGACCTTGTTTCGGGCTGGAAAAAGAAGCGTTACGACCCTGTTACCAAGACCATTCCCACCAAACTTTTCAATGCGGCCACCCGGCAAATTTCCGGAGTGTTCCTCCACGATTTCAATTGTGGCTTAAAGGCTTATCGCAAAGAGGTAGTGAAAAATATCACTATTTACGGAGAGATGCACCGATACATTCCGGTAATCGCGAAATGGAATGGTTTTGCGAAGATCGGGGAGAAGGTGGTGCAGCACCGGGCGCGCAAATACGGTCACACAAAATTCGGTCTGGAACGCTTCATTTTTGGCTTCTTGGATTTGCTTTCGATCGCCTTTGTGAATAAGTTTGGCCGAAGGCCCATGCATTTGTTTGGTAGTCTCGGAACCCTTATGTTTTTTCTTGGAAGCCTTATAGCTGTGTGGCTAATCGGGAAAAAAATATATAACATTTACAATTTATTGCCCTACCGGAATGTTACAGAAAACCCGCTGTTCTTTTTGGCGCTGGTTGCCATTATGGTAGGCTCTCAATTATTTCTCGCAGGATTTTTGGGTGAATTATTTGTAAAGCAATCTGTTTCAAAAACAGGGGATTACACTATTGCCGAAAAGGCGGGATTGTAA
- a CDS encoding NUDIX domain-containing protein, producing the protein MRLDILKQYQAQTKCLVALDSIIFGFDGEELKLLLVKRGIEEEHHTWSLMGGWVQPDESLEGASSRILYELTNLTDIYLEQLYTFGNPRRDPVERTVSVAYFALINVEDYDHKISKNYEAQWFSIQELPKMLFDHGEMVDRAIQHLRYKASQHPIGFELLPEKFTIPQLQKLYEAIFGTELDKRNFSRKLLSTNLLIKLDEKQKGYSKKGAYFYKIDEEKYKKQFNTFLNFLPGSAS; encoded by the coding sequence GTGAGACTTGATATTTTAAAGCAATACCAGGCCCAGACCAAATGTCTGGTCGCACTGGATTCGATTATTTTTGGTTTTGATGGCGAAGAGCTGAAATTGTTACTGGTTAAAAGAGGTATTGAGGAAGAGCACCATACCTGGTCGCTGATGGGCGGCTGGGTGCAGCCCGACGAAAGTCTCGAAGGGGCGTCTTCCCGCATCTTGTACGAGCTTACCAACCTCACCGACATCTATCTCGAACAACTCTATACATTTGGCAACCCCCGTCGCGACCCGGTCGAGAGGACCGTTTCGGTAGCCTACTTCGCGTTGATCAATGTCGAAGATTACGATCATAAAATCTCCAAAAACTACGAAGCACAATGGTTCTCCATACAGGAATTACCTAAAATGCTTTTTGATCATGGCGAAATGGTCGACAGGGCCATTCAGCATCTGCGTTACAAGGCATCGCAGCACCCGATCGGTTTTGAATTGCTGCCCGAGAAATTTACCATTCCGCAATTGCAGAAATTGTACGAAGCTATTTTTGGTACCGAGCTCGATAAACGGAATTTCAGCCGTAAATTATTGTCGACCAACCTGTTGATAAAGCTCGACGAGAAGCAGAAAGGTTATTCCAAAAAGGGCGCCTATTTCTATAAAATCGACGAGGAGAAATACAAGAAGCAGTTCAATACATTCCTGAACTTCCTGCCTGGAAGCGCTTCCTGA